In the genome of Halobacteriovorax sp. DA5, the window GGCTAGTGGTGCTGTATGTGGAAAGTGCTCTAAAGATTTGGACACAAGTGCAAAAGTTCAAAGTATTACCTTTGATAAGTTAGAAAAGATCATTCAACACTCTGAACTTCCTGTCTTTGTTGACGCTTACGCAGACTGGTGTGGCCCATGTAAAATGTATGGCCCAATTTTCACAGAGTTTGCTCAAAAGAATTGGCAGTCTGCAGAGTTTTATAAAATTGATACTGAAAAGAATCCAATGATCTCTGTTAAGTATGGAATTCGAGGAATACCAACTACTCTCATCTTTAAAGGGGCAAAGCTAGAACATTCACAAAGTGGCGTTTTGCAAGTTGGGCAGTTAGATCAAATGCTCTCTATTTTTTAATATAACCAACAACTTTAATAAGTTCCATATTCAGGTACTTTTAACTTGGTTGTTATGCGCTTTCTCAATATGGGTTATGGTTTATTTATCATCTAAATCTAATTAGGTGAATTATTGAAGGAGCGTATTATGTTTAACTATTTAGGTACAATCATTATTATATAATTTCAAAGCCTCCTTAAGTGGAGGCTTTCTTATTTATACAGATTTTCAAGCCCTTACGAGAGATAAGTATCGAATAGTCCTGTAAATGTAACTGATTTTTAAGAAGTCATTTGAAGAAGTTCTTCCTTTTTACTAAATTCAGCGAGAATAAAGAAGGGAAATTCATGAAAATCATAATCTTAAGCCTATTATTATCTCTTGGTGTTAACGCTGAAATGGTGTCGATTAGACAGTATCAAACTCCAGTTAAAAACCAAAAGACAGAAATACATGTGCATACTTTGCGGTTACGGCCATGCTTGAGGGTGCCATTAAGAAGAGATTTGATATGGAATTCGATATTTCAGAGCAATTTCAAATCTACTATGGAAAAGAGCACTTTGGAGAATATCCAAATGCTGAGCATGGGTACACTTACGAAATTGCACGTAATTTTCGCAATCAATACTTCTTTATCGAAGAGGCCCAGCTTCCTTACCAAATGAGTTATTTTGAAAATAATGGCCCTTGCTCGCAATTCGATCCATTTGATGAAAGCGCGCCTTCATATTGCTTCTCCCATGCTCCAGTCGATACTAGCTCGCTTAAGAGAGTGAAGGTGGATGGGTTAGAAGTGAAAATGGTCACAAATCTGTGGAGCTCTTGGAAATCCAAAACTGATTTATACGAAGATGAGATTAGAAGTG includes:
- a CDS encoding thioredoxin domain-containing protein — encoded protein: MKKIIICESCGAINRIDKTKLSASGAVCGKCSKDLDTSAKVQSITFDKLEKIIQHSELPVFVDAYADWCGPCKMYGPIFTEFAQKNWQSAEFYKIDTEKNPMISVKYGIRGIPTTLIFKGAKLEHSQSGVLQVGQLDQMLSIF